One Massilia sp. 9096 genomic window carries:
- a CDS encoding anhydro-N-acetylmuramic acid kinase, with translation MPASTLYIGLMSGTSLDGVDGVLADFSGRGIRTLQAAFTPFPADLRAELMALQAASPNELEREALAANALARCYAQCVQELVQAAPGPVRAVAVHGQTIRHRPEIGFTRQTNNPALLAELTGIDVIADFRSRDVAAGGQGAPLVPAFHQARFGKPNQVRVVVNIGGIGNISVLHGDGRVSGFDTGPGNVLMDLWIARHQGKAYDADGAWAASGQVDDALLAALLDEPYFDQPPPKSTGRDLFHEQWLDAKLAHHPGLASADVQATLTRLTAVSIARAIADATPGQPAQAVYVCGGGAYNGVLLRDLREALGGKIAVASTQELGVAPNRVEALAFAWLGYRFMRRQPGNLPAVTGAAGLRVLGALYPAA, from the coding sequence ATGCCCGCTTCCACCCTCTACATCGGTTTGATGTCCGGCACCAGCCTGGACGGCGTCGACGGCGTGCTGGCCGATTTCTCCGGGCGCGGCATCCGCACCCTGCAGGCCGCGTTCACGCCCTTCCCCGCCGACCTGCGCGCCGAACTGATGGCGCTGCAAGCCGCCAGCCCCAACGAACTCGAGCGCGAGGCGCTGGCCGCGAACGCGCTGGCGCGTTGCTATGCGCAGTGCGTGCAGGAACTGGTGCAGGCCGCGCCGGGACCGGTCCGTGCCGTCGCCGTGCATGGCCAGACCATCCGGCACCGGCCGGAAATCGGTTTTACGCGCCAGACCAACAACCCGGCCTTGCTGGCCGAACTGACCGGCATCGACGTGATCGCCGATTTCCGTTCGCGCGACGTCGCCGCCGGCGGCCAGGGCGCGCCGCTGGTGCCGGCGTTTCACCAGGCCCGCTTCGGCAAGCCGAACCAGGTACGCGTGGTGGTCAACATCGGCGGCATCGGCAACATCAGTGTGCTGCACGGCGACGGCCGGGTCAGCGGTTTCGACACTGGCCCGGGCAATGTCTTGATGGACCTCTGGATCGCACGTCACCAAGGCAAGGCCTACGATGCCGATGGCGCGTGGGCCGCGAGCGGCCAGGTCGACGACGCCCTGCTGGCAGCACTGCTGGACGAGCCCTACTTCGACCAGCCGCCACCCAAGAGCACCGGCCGAGACCTGTTCCACGAACAATGGCTCGATGCCAAGCTGGCGCACCATCCCGGCCTGGCGTCGGCCGACGTACAAGCGACGCTGACGCGCTTGACCGCCGTCTCGATCGCGCGCGCGATCGCGGACGCGACGCCCGGCCAGCCGGCCCAGGCCGTCTACGTGTGCGGGGGCGGCGCCTACAACGGCGTGCTGCTGCGCGATCTGCGCGAGGCGCTGGGCGGCAAGATCGCCGTCGCATCGACGCAAGAACTGGGCGTGGCGCCGAACCGCGTCGAAGCGCTCGCTTTTGCCTGGCTGGGTTATCGCTTCATGCGACGGCAGCCGGGCAATCTGCCGGCGGTGACCGGCGCCGCAGGATTGCGGGTGCTGGGCGCCTTGTATCCGGCGGCGTAG
- the erpA gene encoding iron-sulfur cluster insertion protein ErpA, whose protein sequence is MTAVAELHRPQGEQESIPSPINFTDSAAQKVAQLIEEEGNPDLKLRVFVQGGGCSGFQYGFTFDEITNDDDTTMEKNGVTLLIDSMSYQYLVGAEIDYKDDLEGAQFVIKNPNATSTCGCGSSFSA, encoded by the coding sequence ATGACCGCAGTCGCAGAATTGCATCGTCCGCAGGGCGAGCAAGAATCCATCCCGTCGCCCATCAACTTTACCGACAGCGCCGCGCAGAAGGTCGCCCAGCTGATCGAGGAAGAAGGCAATCCCGACCTGAAACTGCGCGTGTTCGTGCAGGGCGGCGGCTGCTCGGGCTTCCAGTACGGCTTCACCTTCGACGAGATCACCAACGACGACGACACCACGATGGAAAAGAACGGTGTCACCCTGCTGATCGACTCGATGAGCTACCAGTACCTGGTCGGCGCAGAGATCGACTACAAGGACGACCTCGAAGGCGCTCAGTTCGTGATCAAGAACCCGAACGCCACCTCCACCTGCGGTTGCGGTTCGTCGTTCTCCGCGTAA
- the tyrS gene encoding tyrosine--tRNA ligase, translating to MTSAELSGNAKTITTASGATTLPLSDAVQEALAITKRGVDELLIENEFAQKLARSEQSGKPLRIKLGLDPTAPDLHLGHTVVLNKLRQLQDLGHQVIFLIGDFTSMIGDPSGRNVTRPPLTREQVEANAMTYFKQASLVLDAARTEIRYNSEWCDPLGARGMIQLASRYTVARMMERDDFTKRYKSGTPISVHEFLYPLMQGYDSVALHSDLELGGTDQKFNLLVGRELQKDYGQEPQCILTMPLLEGLDGVDKMSKSKNNYIGITEPANTMFGKLMSISDEMMWKYFTLLSFRSIQELARLKAEVEGGKNPRDAKVALAQEIVARFHSQGAAEDALADFVNRSKGGIPDDVPEVAVQGAPLGLPQLLRQTGLCASSSEAMRMIDQGGVRIDGAVVSDKAQQIQAGTFVLQVGKRKFARVTLSA from the coding sequence ATGACTTCTGCTGAGCTTTCTGGTAATGCCAAAACAATAACAACAGCTTCCGGAGCGACAACTCTTCCCTTGAGCGATGCCGTCCAGGAAGCCCTGGCGATCACCAAGCGTGGCGTCGACGAGCTCCTGATCGAGAACGAATTCGCCCAGAAGCTGGCGCGCTCCGAGCAGAGCGGCAAACCGCTGCGCATCAAGCTGGGCCTGGATCCGACCGCGCCGGACCTGCATCTGGGCCACACCGTGGTCCTGAACAAACTGCGCCAGCTGCAGGACCTGGGCCATCAGGTGATTTTCCTGATCGGCGACTTTACGTCGATGATCGGCGACCCGTCGGGCCGCAACGTCACGCGTCCGCCGCTCACCCGCGAGCAGGTCGAGGCGAATGCGATGACCTACTTCAAGCAGGCGTCGCTCGTGCTCGACGCCGCCCGCACCGAGATCCGCTACAACTCCGAGTGGTGCGATCCGCTGGGCGCGCGCGGCATGATCCAGCTGGCGTCGCGCTACACCGTGGCGCGCATGATGGAGCGCGATGACTTCACCAAACGCTACAAGAGTGGGACTCCGATCTCGGTGCACGAGTTCCTTTATCCTTTGATGCAAGGCTATGATTCCGTGGCTTTGCACTCGGATCTTGAGCTAGGTGGAACAGACCAAAAATTCAATCTGCTGGTCGGCCGCGAGTTGCAAAAAGATTATGGCCAAGAGCCGCAGTGCATCCTGACCATGCCGCTGCTCGAAGGACTGGACGGCGTCGACAAGATGTCGAAGTCGAAGAACAACTACATCGGCATCACCGAGCCGGCCAATACCATGTTCGGCAAGCTGATGAGCATCTCGGACGAGATGATGTGGAAGTACTTCACGCTGCTGTCGTTCCGTTCGATCCAGGAGCTGGCCCGGCTCAAGGCCGAGGTCGAAGGCGGCAAGAACCCGCGCGACGCCAAGGTCGCGCTGGCGCAGGAAATCGTCGCGCGCTTCCATTCGCAGGGGGCGGCCGAGGATGCGCTGGCCGACTTCGTCAACCGTTCCAAGGGCGGCATCCCGGACGACGTGCCGGAAGTGGCGGTGCAGGGCGCGCCGCTCGGCTTGCCGCAGCTGCTGCGCCAGACCGGCTTGTGCGCCTCGTCGTCGGAAGCGATGCGCATGATCGACCAGGGCGGCGTGCGCATCGACGGCGCGGTGGTGTCGGACAAGGCGCAGCAGATCCAGGCCGGCACCTTCGTGCTGCAGGTCGGCAAGCGCAAGTTCGCGCGCGTGACGCTCTCGGCATGA
- a CDS encoding glycoside hydrolase family 3 C-terminal domain-containing protein, with amino-acid sequence MMKRLTTAVLVACATIGAAHAQAQQAQQAGSQAWLDRSKSADERAKAAVAAMTLDEKLLLINGFTGKEDLDKVSDDIVSKEIKDDVGAHAIKGAAGYIPGIPRLHIPAQWQTDASIGVRVVGMERTALPSSLATAASFDPAVTEAGGRMIANEARLSGFNTLLAGGANLTREPRNGRNFEYAGEDPLLAARMAGALVQGIQSQHMVSTMKHFAINDQESERTTVDVTISPEAMRQSDLLAFELLDEQAKPGSVMCSYNLVNGRWACENEYLLNKILKQDWGFKGFVMADWGAVHSTADAANYGLDQFTGFPCCNHHGPFYSAKYFKAALDNQDVSMKRLDDMATRILWPFFATGTFDDPVKVGKIDFKAHAEVSQQAAEASLTLLKNQNNLLPLSGVKSVAMIGGHADKGVLAGGGSSGLTPVGGNAVPGIEPTKWPGPVMYMKSSPLEALKAELPKAKIAYASGEDIAAAVALARQSEVAVVFVTQWLGEDFDGKLELDGNQDALVAAVAQANPKTVVVVESGGAILMPWLDQVPAVLEAWYPGLRGGAAIARILAGKVNPSGHLPISFPASNEQLAHAEIPGFVPNAGKPNGKSVHITYDEGAAIGYKWYDAKGYKPLFAFGHGLSYTSFAVAEPKAAVTNGALSVGATLRNTGKLAGKGLLQVYVAPVDAKAAGWEAPKRLVAFHKHDLKAGGAGAFTQPVDPRLLATYEAADNSWHVKAGAYRVLFGQAADDLPLSVEVTLPEMTWSAVHKQ; translated from the coding sequence ATGATGAAACGCCTTACCACCGCCGTCCTGGTCGCCTGCGCGACGATCGGCGCCGCCCACGCCCAGGCGCAACAGGCCCAGCAAGCCGGCAGCCAGGCCTGGCTCGACCGCAGCAAATCCGCCGACGAGCGCGCCAAAGCCGCCGTCGCCGCCATGACGCTCGACGAAAAGCTGTTGCTGATCAATGGCTTTACCGGCAAGGAAGACCTGGACAAGGTGTCCGACGACATCGTCTCGAAAGAGATCAAGGACGACGTCGGCGCCCACGCGATCAAGGGTGCAGCGGGCTACATCCCGGGCATCCCGCGCCTGCACATCCCGGCGCAGTGGCAGACCGACGCTTCGATCGGCGTGCGCGTGGTCGGCATGGAACGCACCGCGCTGCCGTCCTCGCTGGCTACCGCCGCCAGCTTCGACCCGGCCGTGACCGAGGCGGGCGGGCGCATGATCGCCAACGAGGCGCGCCTGTCCGGCTTCAACACGCTGCTGGCCGGCGGCGCCAACCTCACGCGCGAGCCGCGCAATGGCCGCAACTTCGAATACGCCGGCGAAGACCCGCTGCTGGCCGCGCGCATGGCCGGTGCGCTGGTGCAGGGCATCCAGTCGCAGCACATGGTCTCGACCATGAAGCACTTCGCCATCAACGACCAGGAAAGCGAGCGCACCACGGTCGACGTGACGATTTCGCCCGAGGCGATGCGCCAGTCCGACCTGCTGGCCTTCGAGCTGCTCGACGAGCAGGCCAAGCCCGGCTCCGTCATGTGCTCGTACAACCTGGTCAACGGCCGCTGGGCCTGCGAAAACGAATACCTGCTGAACAAGATCCTGAAACAGGACTGGGGTTTCAAGGGCTTCGTAATGGCCGACTGGGGCGCGGTGCACTCGACCGCCGACGCCGCCAACTACGGCCTCGATCAGTTCACCGGCTTCCCCTGCTGTAACCATCACGGCCCGTTCTACTCGGCCAAGTACTTCAAGGCGGCGCTGGACAACCAGGACGTCTCGATGAAGCGCCTTGACGACATGGCGACGCGCATCCTGTGGCCGTTCTTTGCCACCGGCACCTTCGACGACCCGGTCAAGGTCGGCAAGATCGACTTCAAGGCGCACGCCGAGGTGTCGCAGCAGGCCGCCGAGGCGTCGCTGACGCTGCTTAAGAACCAGAATAATCTGCTGCCCCTGAGCGGCGTGAAATCGGTGGCGATGATCGGCGGCCACGCCGACAAGGGCGTGCTGGCCGGTGGTGGTTCGTCCGGCCTGACCCCGGTCGGCGGCAATGCAGTGCCGGGCATCGAGCCGACCAAGTGGCCGGGGCCGGTCATGTACATGAAATCGTCGCCGCTGGAAGCCTTGAAAGCCGAGCTGCCGAAGGCCAAAATCGCGTACGCCAGCGGCGAGGACATCGCCGCCGCCGTCGCGCTGGCCAGGCAATCCGAGGTGGCCGTGGTGTTCGTCACCCAATGGCTGGGCGAAGATTTCGACGGCAAGCTCGAGCTGGACGGCAACCAGGACGCGCTCGTGGCCGCGGTGGCGCAAGCCAATCCGAAGACCGTGGTCGTGGTCGAATCCGGCGGCGCCATCCTGATGCCCTGGCTCGACCAGGTGCCGGCGGTGCTGGAAGCCTGGTATCCGGGCCTGCGCGGCGGCGCCGCGATCGCGCGCATCCTGGCCGGCAAGGTGAACCCGTCCGGCCACCTGCCGATCAGCTTCCCGGCCTCGAACGAGCAGCTGGCGCATGCCGAGATCCCGGGTTTCGTCCCGAATGCCGGCAAGCCGAACGGCAAGTCCGTCCACATCACCTACGACGAAGGCGCGGCGATCGGCTATAAATGGTATGACGCCAAGGGTTACAAACCGCTGTTTGCCTTCGGCCATGGCCTGAGCTACACCAGCTTCGCGGTGGCCGAGCCGAAAGCGGCCGTGACGAACGGCGCCCTGAGCGTCGGCGCGACCTTGCGCAACACCGGCAAGCTGGCCGGCAAGGGCTTGCTGCAGGTGTATGTGGCGCCCGTCGATGCGAAAGCCGCAGGCTGGGAAGCGCCAAAGCGCCTGGTCGCCTTCCACAAGCACGATTTGAAGGCGGGCGGCGCCGGCGCGTTCACGCAGCCGGTCGATCCGCGCCTGCTGGCGACCTACGAGGCCGCCGACAACAGCTGGCACGTCAAGGCCGGCGCCTATCGCGTGCTGTTCGGCCAGGCGGCGGACGATTTGCCGCTGTCGGTCGAGGTCACGCTGCCGGAGATGACGTGGAGCGCAGTGCACAAGCAGTAA
- a CDS encoding M15 family metallopeptidase has translation MERSAQAVSFDANELTGRARTHVRQFSTPRFAARPEVADAFLALRAQALLDGIDLLPIASWRPFEAQLRIWNRKFAGEALLRDIDGQPLEHAALSPREIVWAILGWSGLPGATRRHWGTDIDVWDRNALPPGQRTQLLPHEVAPGGVYERLHAWLDLHIEAYGFFRPYRSYRGGMFPEPWHLSFASSARAALGAFDIDMLREAIRQADGMLGRDLVLEMLPEIVARHVRNVD, from the coding sequence GTGGAGCGCAGTGCACAAGCAGTAAGTTTTGACGCCAATGAACTGACCGGACGCGCGCGCACGCACGTCCGGCAGTTCTCGACGCCGCGTTTCGCCGCCCGGCCCGAGGTGGCGGATGCCTTCCTCGCGCTGCGGGCGCAAGCGCTGCTTGACGGCATCGACCTGCTGCCGATCGCATCCTGGCGGCCGTTCGAGGCCCAACTGCGGATCTGGAACCGCAAGTTCGCCGGCGAGGCGCTGCTGCGCGACATCGATGGCCAGCCGCTGGAGCATGCCGCGCTGTCGCCGCGAGAGATCGTCTGGGCGATCCTCGGCTGGTCCGGCCTGCCGGGCGCGACCCGGCGCCATTGGGGCACCGACATCGACGTCTGGGACCGCAATGCGCTGCCGCCCGGCCAGCGCACCCAGTTGCTGCCGCACGAGGTGGCGCCGGGCGGGGTGTACGAGCGGCTGCACGCCTGGCTCGACCTGCATATCGAGGCGTACGGCTTTTTCCGGCCCTACCGCAGCTACCGCGGCGGCATGTTTCCCGAGCCGTGGCACCTGAGCTTTGCCTCTTCCGCCCGGGCGGCGCTCGGCGCGTTCGACATCGACATGCTGCGTGAGGCCATCCGGCAAGCCGACGGCATGCTCGGCCGCGACCTGGTGCTCGAGATGCTGCCCGAGATCGTGGCGCGGCACGTGCGCAACGTCGATTAA
- the argC gene encoding N-acetyl-gamma-glutamyl-phosphate reductase, translating to MIKVGIVGGTGYTGVELLRLLSAHPEVQLTAITSRKEDGLPVADMFPSLRGHVDLAFSSPDKADLTGCDVVFFATPHGVAMAQAPELLKAGVKVIDLAADFRLKDQATFEKWYKIPHTAPELLPEAVYGLPELNRDDIAKARLIANPGCYPTTMQLGFYPLLKAGIVDANNLIADAKSGVSGAGRKAEIGTLFSEASDNFKAYGVHGHRHTPETSAQLQRFTEQKVGLIFTPHLVPMIRGMHATLYARLTQDISNEALQALFEDQYRDAEFVDVMPFGSHPETRSTRGSNMLRIALHRPDNGNTVVILVVQDNLVKGASGQAVQCMNLMFGLPESTGLKQIALLP from the coding sequence ATGATCAAAGTTGGCATCGTTGGCGGCACCGGTTACACCGGCGTGGAACTGCTGCGTTTGCTGTCCGCTCACCCGGAAGTGCAGCTGACCGCCATCACCTCGCGCAAGGAGGATGGCCTCCCGGTCGCGGACATGTTCCCCTCGCTGCGCGGCCACGTCGACCTGGCCTTCTCGAGCCCGGACAAGGCCGACCTGACCGGCTGCGACGTCGTGTTCTTCGCCACCCCGCACGGCGTGGCGATGGCGCAGGCGCCCGAGCTGTTGAAAGCCGGCGTCAAGGTGATCGACCTGGCCGCCGACTTCCGCCTGAAAGACCAGGCGACGTTCGAGAAGTGGTACAAGATCCCGCACACCGCACCCGAACTGCTGCCGGAAGCCGTGTACGGCCTGCCGGAACTGAACCGCGACGACATCGCCAAGGCGCGCCTGATCGCCAACCCGGGCTGCTATCCGACCACGATGCAGCTGGGTTTCTACCCGCTGCTCAAAGCCGGCATCGTCGACGCCAATAACCTGATCGCCGACGCCAAGTCGGGCGTGTCCGGCGCCGGCCGCAAGGCCGAGATCGGCACGCTGTTCTCGGAAGCCAGCGACAACTTCAAGGCCTACGGCGTGCATGGCCATCGTCACACCCCGGAAACCTCGGCCCAGCTGCAACGCTTCACCGAGCAAAAGGTCGGCTTGATCTTCACGCCGCACCTGGTGCCGATGATCCGAGGCATGCACGCGACGTTGTACGCGCGCCTGACCCAGGACATCAGCAACGAGGCGCTGCAGGCGCTGTTCGAAGACCAGTACCGCGACGCCGAATTCGTCGACGTGATGCCGTTCGGCTCGCACCCGGAAACGCGCTCGACGCGCGGTTCGAACATGCTGCGCATCGCGCTGCATCGCCCGGACAACGGCAACACCGTCGTAATCCTGGTGGTGCAGGACAACCTGGTCAAGGGCGCGTCCGGCCAGGCCGTGCAGTGCATGAACCTGATGTTCGGCCTGCCGGAATCGACCGGTCTCAAGCAGATCGCGCTGCTGCCGTAA
- a CDS encoding SDR family NAD(P)-dependent oxidoreductase produces MNRFNDKTVIVTGAASGIGLAAAHRFLDEGARVVMLDIEEAGLKEAAAKLPQDRVLVQVGDTSKKETAAAAVKAAVERFGALHILINNAGVATEGDIMQTSEEDFEHVMAVNVAGYFHMAKAAMPELVKTRGSIVMTSSVSGLGGDWNTFAYNTSKGAVSNMVRAMALDAGKDGVRVNAVNPSFTKTGMTEDMLKDAELVEKFKERMPLGAPEDPEGIAAAMAFLASDDARLISGVNLPVDAGLRASNGQPPM; encoded by the coding sequence ATGAACCGTTTCAATGACAAAACCGTGATCGTCACCGGCGCCGCGTCCGGTATCGGCCTGGCGGCCGCGCACCGCTTCCTCGACGAGGGCGCGCGCGTCGTGATGCTCGATATCGAGGAAGCCGGCCTGAAGGAAGCCGCCGCCAAACTGCCACAGGACCGCGTGCTGGTGCAGGTCGGCGACACTTCCAAGAAGGAAACCGCCGCCGCCGCCGTCAAGGCCGCCGTCGAACGCTTCGGCGCCCTGCATATCCTGATCAACAATGCCGGCGTCGCCACCGAAGGCGACATCATGCAAACCAGCGAAGAAGACTTCGAGCACGTGATGGCGGTCAACGTGGCCGGCTACTTCCACATGGCCAAGGCGGCGATGCCCGAACTCGTCAAGACGCGCGGTTCGATCGTCATGACCTCGTCCGTTTCCGGCCTGGGCGGCGACTGGAATACCTTCGCCTACAACACCTCGAAGGGGGCGGTCAGCAACATGGTGCGCGCGATGGCGCTCGATGCCGGCAAGGATGGCGTGCGCGTGAACGCGGTCAATCCGAGCTTCACGAAAACCGGCATGACCGAGGACATGCTGAAAGACGCCGAGCTGGTCGAGAAGTTCAAGGAACGCATGCCGCTCGGCGCGCCCGAAGATCCGGAAGGGATCGCCGCGGCAATGGCCTTCTTGGCCAGCGACGATGCGCGCCTGATCAGCGGCGTCAACCTGCCGGTCGACGCCGGTTTGCGCGCTTCGAACGGCCAGCCGCCGATGTAA
- a CDS encoding glycosyl hydrolase family 8, with protein sequence MAVPATAAAATTDDGAGAYRSKRYRNLFAERLGRSPDEVHRRIEQTFQQLFHGDGQEQRVYFETGANANGTLAYVTDWANNDARTEGMSYGMMIAVQLNKKREFDALWNWSKTYMLTTDPANPSRGYFAWSMGTDGSARAVGAAPDGEEYYVMALYFAARRWGNGSGIYNYQAEADNILRGMRHHPLVTATPPFRIHPGDAPFVQPDTPWPSPNNRHEQERAAKEGKPWPPHWPKRAPQPVTVGPMVDEASNMVRFVPETAIPGSDPSYHLPAFYELWARWAPPEERPFWARAAKVSRDYFAKTANARTGLGPDRAAFDGTPLPMWDGSPGIFAYDSWRTVSNWSVDYSWWGKDAREPELAERVQAFLNGQGIDRFVDRYTLDGQPKSDRHSTGMLAAAAVGGLAAKPGPVPDAFLRALWDTPTPAGEQRYFDGMLYLMSMMHLGGEFRVIDRRDNE encoded by the coding sequence GTGGCAGTGCCCGCGACTGCCGCGGCAGCAACCACCGACGACGGCGCCGGCGCCTACCGCAGCAAACGCTACCGCAACCTGTTCGCCGAACGCCTCGGCCGCAGCCCGGACGAGGTGCATCGCCGCATCGAACAAACCTTCCAGCAACTGTTCCATGGCGATGGCCAGGAACAGCGCGTCTACTTCGAAACCGGCGCCAACGCCAACGGCACGCTGGCCTACGTCACCGACTGGGCCAACAACGACGCGCGCACCGAAGGCATGAGCTACGGCATGATGATCGCGGTCCAGTTGAACAAGAAGCGCGAGTTCGATGCGCTCTGGAACTGGTCCAAGACGTATATGCTGACCACCGACCCGGCCAACCCGTCGCGCGGCTATTTCGCCTGGTCGATGGGGACCGACGGCAGCGCGCGGGCGGTCGGCGCGGCGCCCGACGGCGAAGAGTATTACGTAATGGCGCTGTACTTCGCGGCACGGCGCTGGGGCAACGGGAGCGGCATCTACAATTACCAGGCGGAAGCCGACAACATCCTGCGCGGCATGCGCCACCATCCGCTGGTCACCGCGACGCCGCCGTTCCGCATCCATCCGGGCGACGCGCCCTTCGTCCAGCCGGACACGCCTTGGCCGAGCCCGAACAACCGCCACGAGCAGGAACGCGCGGCGAAAGAGGGCAAGCCCTGGCCGCCGCACTGGCCCAAGCGTGCGCCGCAGCCGGTCACGGTCGGCCCGATGGTCGACGAGGCCAGCAACATGGTCCGCTTCGTCCCCGAGACCGCGATTCCCGGTTCCGACCCGTCCTACCACCTGCCGGCGTTTTACGAGCTGTGGGCGCGCTGGGCCCCGCCGGAGGAACGCCCGTTCTGGGCGCGCGCGGCCAAGGTCAGCCGCGACTATTTCGCCAAGACCGCCAATGCCAGGACCGGCCTCGGCCCGGACCGCGCCGCATTCGACGGCACGCCCTTGCCGATGTGGGATGGCAGCCCCGGCATCTTTGCCTACGACAGCTGGCGCACGGTCAGCAACTGGTCGGTCGACTACAGCTGGTGGGGCAAGGATGCGCGCGAGCCGGAACTGGCCGAGCGCGTCCAGGCTTTCCTGAACGGGCAAGGGATCGACCGTTTCGTCGACCGCTACACGCTCGACGGCCAGCCGAAGTCGGATCGCCATTCGACCGGCATGCTGGCCGCGGCCGCGGTCGGCGGCCTGGCGGCCAAGCCCGGCCCCGTGCCGGACGCCTTTTTGCGCGCGCTGTGGGACACCCCGACCCCGGCCGGCGAACAGCGCTATTTCGACGGCATGCTGTATTTGATGAGCATGATGCACCTCGGCGGCGAATTCCGCGTGATCGACCGCCGCGACAACGAATAA
- a CDS encoding peptidoglycan DD-metalloendopeptidase family protein, translated as MNPLQKIAGKRWFGLAETSTKTRIVAGGAAALALCAFGATAVAPIAQDPADMPTKSVSQDLQLPNLADQIAALQQNDQQFLHEERIRPGDSLGSMFTRLGIDDQQAQAFVRGDKMARSILSLKTGKRVQAETDENGLLLTLRATVGDKDNLKTITVTRKGDKFAVDAAPAQLERRVEMRSREINSSLYAATDSASSDGSQIPDTVVSQIIEMFSTNVDFRSVKHGDRFNVVYETFWQDGEMVRTGRVLAGEFINRGVAYQSVWYEDPVSHQGGYYSLDGKSLKKAFLKSPVTFNRISSGFSMRVHPVFGGWKQHKGVDFAAPMGTPIKAAGDGVVDFVGVQNGYGNLVVLKHWSNYSTAYGHMSRFASLHKGQKISQGDVIGYVGATGWATGPHLHYEFRIGGQATDPMALKNLQQQPLNAGELNRFKMAAAEMSHRFSLLTPAGNAMAAR; from the coding sequence ATGAACCCATTACAGAAAATCGCCGGCAAGCGCTGGTTCGGATTGGCCGAAACGAGTACCAAGACCCGCATCGTTGCCGGCGGCGCCGCAGCCCTCGCATTGTGTGCCTTCGGCGCCACTGCAGTCGCCCCGATCGCGCAGGATCCCGCCGACATGCCGACCAAGTCCGTGTCGCAAGACCTGCAGCTGCCGAACCTGGCGGACCAGATCGCCGCCCTCCAGCAGAACGACCAGCAATTCCTGCACGAAGAGCGCATCCGCCCTGGTGATTCCCTGGGTTCCATGTTCACCCGCCTCGGCATCGACGACCAGCAAGCGCAGGCCTTCGTGCGCGGCGACAAGATGGCCCGTTCGATCCTGTCCCTGAAGACCGGCAAGCGCGTGCAAGCCGAGACCGACGAAAACGGCCTGCTGCTGACGCTGCGCGCCACCGTCGGCGACAAGGACAACCTCAAGACCATCACCGTGACCCGCAAGGGCGACAAGTTCGCCGTCGATGCAGCCCCGGCCCAGCTCGAGCGCCGCGTCGAAATGCGTTCGCGCGAAATCAATTCCTCGCTGTACGCCGCCACCGACAGCGCCAGCAGCGATGGCAGCCAGATTCCGGACACGGTCGTCAGCCAGATCATCGAGATGTTCTCGACCAACGTCGACTTCCGCTCGGTCAAGCATGGTGACCGCTTCAACGTCGTCTACGAAACCTTCTGGCAGGACGGCGAGATGGTGCGCACCGGCCGCGTGCTGGCGGGCGAATTCATCAACCGCGGCGTCGCCTACCAGTCGGTCTGGTACGAAGACCCGGTCAGCCACCAGGGCGGCTACTACAGCCTGGACGGCAAGTCGCTGAAAAAAGCCTTCCTGAAGTCGCCGGTCACCTTCAACCGCATCTCGTCGGGCTTCTCGATGCGCGTGCACCCGGTGTTCGGCGGCTGGAAACAGCACAAGGGCGTCGATTTCGCCGCGCCGATGGGCACCCCGATCAAGGCGGCCGGCGACGGCGTGGTCGACTTCGTCGGCGTCCAGAACGGCTACGGCAACCTGGTCGTGCTGAAACACTGGTCGAACTACAGCACCGCCTACGGCCACATGAGCCGTTTCGCCAGCCTGCACAAGGGCCAGAAGATCAGCCAGGGCGACGTGATCGGTTATGTCGGCGCCACCGGCTGGGCTACCGGCCCGCACCTGCACTACGAATTCCGCATCGGCGGTCAGGCCACCGACCCGATGGCGCTGAAGAACCTGCAGCAACAGCCGCTCAATGCCGGCGAATTGAACCGTTTTAAGATGGCCGCCGCCGAAATGTCGCACCGTTTTTCGCTGCTGACGCCGGCTGGCAACGCGATGGCAGCACGCTAA
- a CDS encoding polymer-forming cytoskeletal protein translates to MFGRNAKSEIDSLIGISARIEGDLVFTGGLRIDGEVHGNVIASQGGDSVLIVSEHARIEGEVRCANLVVNGYIAGTVYSTDLLELQPKGRIHGDVHYRLLEMHGGALVTGKLTHETDPVKASEPVFHLGAVEAGASA, encoded by the coding sequence ATGTTCGGTCGTAACGCAAAAAGCGAAATCGATAGCCTGATCGGCATATCTGCGCGCATCGAGGGGGACCTGGTCTTCACGGGCGGGCTGCGCATCGATGGCGAAGTGCACGGCAACGTGATCGCCAGCCAGGGAGGCGACAGCGTCCTGATCGTGTCGGAGCATGCGCGCATCGAGGGCGAGGTGCGCTGCGCCAACCTGGTCGTCAACGGTTACATTGCCGGGACCGTGTATTCGACCGATCTGCTTGAATTGCAGCCGAAAGGCCGCATACATGGGGATGTCCATTACCGTCTGCTCGAGATGCACGGCGGCGCCCTGGTCACCGGCAAGCTGACCCACGAGACCGATCCGGTCAAGGCCAGCGAACCGGTGTTTCATTTAGGTGCGGTCGAAGCGGGGGCGTCAGCATGA